The Opitutales bacterium ASA1 genome window below encodes:
- the fabZ gene encoding 3-hydroxyacyl-ACP dehydratase FabZ — protein sequence MTSSIQNVDTDVVSRIPHRPPFLFVDSIVAETEDSITTRLVARPEFDFFRGHYPGNPIMPGVLISESVFQTGAILMGKIMERSGDVGGAATPVLVRIENARFRSAVRPGDELTITAKLKERSGAFTFMTGSVKAGDRRVMTVDFCVAMTSPDGTTGG from the coding sequence GTGACCTCGAGCATCCAGAACGTGGATACAGACGTCGTCAGCCGCATCCCGCATCGCCCGCCGTTCCTCTTCGTCGACTCGATCGTCGCCGAGACCGAGGACTCGATCACGACCCGGCTCGTCGCCCGGCCGGAGTTCGACTTCTTCCGCGGTCATTATCCGGGCAACCCGATCATGCCCGGCGTGCTCATCTCGGAGTCGGTCTTCCAGACGGGCGCGATCCTCATGGGCAAGATCATGGAGCGCAGCGGCGATGTCGGCGGCGCCGCGACGCCGGTGCTCGTGCGGATCGAGAACGCGCGTTTCCGCTCGGCGGTGCGTCCCGGGGACGAACTCACGATCACGGCTAAACTCAAGGAGCGCTCCGGCGCCTTCACCTTCATGACCGGCTCGGTCAAGGCGGGCGATCGTCGCGTCATGACGGTCGACTTCTGCGTCGCGATGACGTCGCCCGACGGGACGACGGGTGGTTGA
- the malQ_2 gene encoding 4-alpha-glucanotransferase yields MPAPTFPLFNWLTDRSSGVLLHPTSLPGDFGIGTLGREARHFVDFLAAAGIAHWQICPLGPTSFGDSPYQGPSAFAGNPYLIDVLALCEHGLVRQDALGPLLFLPHDRVDFGGIYKIKRPILRRAFDKFCTNRKAHQPYGDFEAFKRKHAGWLDGFAYFQALKDNFDGRAWLDWPADVGSFRSAAKSPLRETLAADIEAQQFYQYLFFGQWAELRGYARARGVSIIGDIPIFVALDSADVWANPGLFQFDKKTHRPRAVAGCPPDYFSADGQLWGNPLYDWEALAKDEYRWWIERLELCFELCDVVRIDHFRGFDSYWSIPAGASTARIGEWKRGPGIHFFETVVAKFPQARIIAEDLGEINDDVRALLRNTGLPGMAVLQFAFGGKADNLYLPHNLVANQVLYPGTHDNDTTRGWYHAAGGETQDHVRRYLRVSGDDVAWDFVRAAWASVSNLVVVPLQDLLALDGRARFNTPGVAQGNWSWRYSSAQLDSLRRSAVPYLRELGTLYGRLPKS; encoded by the coding sequence ATGCCCGCTCCTACGTTTCCTCTCTTCAACTGGCTCACCGATCGCTCCTCCGGCGTGTTGCTTCATCCCACGTCGCTACCCGGCGACTTCGGGATCGGGACACTCGGACGCGAAGCGCGCCACTTCGTCGACTTCCTCGCCGCCGCCGGCATTGCGCATTGGCAAATCTGTCCGCTCGGCCCCACCAGCTTCGGCGACTCGCCCTACCAAGGGCCTTCCGCCTTCGCCGGCAACCCCTACCTGATCGACGTCCTCGCGCTCTGTGAACACGGACTCGTGCGCCAGGACGCGCTCGGTCCCCTTCTCTTCCTTCCTCACGACCGCGTCGACTTCGGCGGCATCTACAAGATCAAACGCCCCATCCTGCGCCGCGCCTTCGACAAGTTCTGCACCAACCGCAAAGCGCACCAACCCTACGGCGACTTCGAAGCCTTCAAGCGCAAGCACGCGGGTTGGCTCGACGGCTTCGCCTACTTCCAAGCACTCAAGGACAACTTCGACGGACGCGCCTGGCTCGACTGGCCGGCCGACGTCGGCTCGTTCCGCTCCGCCGCGAAGTCGCCGCTGCGCGAGACGCTCGCCGCCGACATCGAGGCGCAGCAGTTCTACCAGTACCTCTTCTTCGGCCAATGGGCCGAACTGCGGGGCTATGCACGCGCCCGCGGAGTCTCGATCATCGGCGACATCCCGATCTTCGTCGCCCTCGACAGCGCCGACGTCTGGGCCAACCCCGGCCTCTTTCAGTTCGACAAGAAGACGCACCGCCCGCGCGCCGTGGCCGGCTGTCCGCCCGACTACTTCTCGGCCGACGGGCAGCTTTGGGGAAACCCGCTCTACGACTGGGAGGCCCTCGCCAAGGACGAGTACCGCTGGTGGATCGAACGACTCGAACTCTGTTTCGAACTCTGCGACGTCGTGCGCATCGACCACTTCCGCGGCTTCGACAGCTACTGGTCGATTCCGGCCGGAGCTTCGACCGCTCGCATCGGCGAGTGGAAGCGCGGCCCCGGTATCCACTTTTTCGAGACAGTGGTCGCGAAGTTTCCGCAGGCCCGTATCATCGCCGAAGATCTCGGGGAGATCAACGACGACGTACGCGCACTCCTGCGCAACACCGGCCTGCCCGGCATGGCCGTCCTGCAGTTCGCGTTCGGCGGCAAGGCCGACAATCTCTACCTCCCCCACAATCTGGTCGCCAACCAAGTGCTGTATCCGGGAACTCACGACAACGACACCACGCGCGGCTGGTACCACGCCGCCGGAGGCGAGACCCAAGACCACGTCCGTCGCTACCTGCGCGTGAGCGGCGACGACGTCGCGTGGGATTTCGTTCGCGCCGCGTGGGCCTCGGTCAGCAATCTCGTCGTCGTGCCTTTGCAGGATCTGCTCGCCCTCGACGGTCGCGCCCGGTTCAACACGCCCGGGGTCGCGCAAGGCAACTGGTCGTGGCGATACTCGTCCGCCCAACTCGACTCGCTCCGCCGCTCCGCCGTGCCGTACTTGCGCGAACTCGGCACGCTCTACGGTCGCCTGCCGAAATCCTGA
- a CDS encoding 3-oxoacyl-ACP synthase III → MRFENVVVESLAYELPPEVWTSARIEEELAPLYRRLNLPEGRLELMTGIRERRFWPEAIRPSAASAMAGRRALAASRFAPAQIEVLTHAAVCRDMLEPASASFVHHALGLPPAVQVFDLSNACLGFLNALTLLGSMIESGQIRCGMVTVGEDGRPLVMETLAAMVAGEHTRQSIKPFFANLTIGSGAVSAVVCHRSLAPEAPRLLGGVGRAATQHSDLCLGDRAGAGGLAMQTDSEQLLVAGVELARDTWQAFKLETGWDENTPDRFVCHQVGTRHRTALYQALGFDPKKDFSTFEELGNTGSAALPITLARAVEAEAIRRGDRVALLGIGSGINCLMLAVEW, encoded by the coding sequence ATGCGCTTCGAGAACGTCGTCGTCGAATCGCTGGCCTACGAGTTGCCGCCCGAGGTGTGGACCTCCGCGCGCATCGAGGAGGAACTCGCACCTTTGTATCGCCGACTGAACCTGCCTGAAGGTCGGCTCGAACTGATGACCGGCATTCGTGAGCGGCGGTTTTGGCCGGAGGCGATTCGGCCTTCGGCTGCGAGCGCGATGGCCGGGCGTCGTGCGCTCGCGGCCAGCCGCTTCGCGCCCGCGCAGATCGAGGTGCTCACGCACGCTGCGGTGTGCCGCGACATGCTGGAGCCTGCGTCGGCGAGTTTCGTGCACCATGCGCTCGGACTACCCCCGGCGGTGCAGGTGTTCGATCTCTCCAACGCGTGTCTCGGTTTCCTCAACGCGCTCACTCTGCTCGGCTCGATGATCGAAAGCGGCCAGATCCGGTGCGGCATGGTCACCGTGGGCGAGGACGGTCGTCCGTTGGTGATGGAGACGCTCGCAGCGATGGTCGCGGGCGAGCACACGCGGCAGTCGATCAAGCCGTTCTTCGCCAACCTCACCATCGGGAGCGGAGCGGTCTCCGCCGTCGTCTGCCATCGATCGCTCGCGCCGGAGGCGCCGCGTCTGCTCGGCGGCGTGGGGCGCGCGGCCACGCAGCACAGCGACCTCTGTCTAGGCGATCGCGCGGGTGCGGGCGGGCTCGCGATGCAGACCGACTCCGAGCAATTGCTGGTCGCCGGAGTCGAACTCGCGCGCGACACGTGGCAGGCTTTCAAACTCGAGACCGGTTGGGACGAGAATACGCCGGATCGTTTCGTGTGCCACCAGGTGGGCACGCGCCACCGCACCGCGCTCTACCAGGCTCTCGGGTTCGATCCGAAGAAGGACTTCTCCACTTTCGAAGAACTCGGCAACACCGGCTCCGCTGCGCTGCCGATCACGCTCGCGCGTGCAGTCGAAGCCGAGGCGATCCGGCGGGGCGATCGCGTGGCCCTGCTCGGCATCGGCAGCGGGATCAACTGCCTCATGCTCGCCGTCGAATGGTGA
- a CDS encoding membrane protein, producing the protein MSYLTLIGFIVAIILHSSKKTQIGAFHLRQMLGLILFSLGGVIPLIGLLWALFLLVLWVFGLIAAVKGEQKPVPVFGAMFQKWFAGAFG; encoded by the coding sequence GTGAGCTACTTGACCCTCATCGGGTTCATCGTCGCGATCATCCTGCATTCGAGCAAGAAAACGCAAATCGGTGCGTTTCACCTGCGCCAGATGCTGGGTCTGATCCTGTTCTCCCTCGGTGGTGTGATCCCTCTCATCGGCCTGCTCTGGGCACTGTTTCTCCTCGTGCTCTGGGTATTCGGCCTGATCGCCGCGGTGAAGGGCGAGCAGAAGCCCGTGCCGGTCTTTGGCGCGATGTTCCAGAAGTGGTTCGCGGGCGCGTTCGGCTGA
- a CDS encoding enoyl-ACP reductase produces the protein MSFLGLAGKTILVMGVANKRSVAWAIARTLEEEGAKVTFSVRSEKRLESLRGLLGDRTAYLCDVERTHEIDTLAAAVGRDHGTIHGIVHSIAFANYAKGLRPFHETDRADFLQATSISCFSLVEIARAFKPVLARDASVVTIGISSLLVTPENYGYMGPIKAALDSANRFLAKSFSADTAVRFNIVGAGPLKTSASAGIPGFMKSYLFAEKMTLRKRALETQEVANTAVFLLSPRSSGFNGSTLVVDAGLGLNYFDQDLIRLAMRPEEAAPGPGANT, from the coding sequence ATGAGCTTTCTCGGACTCGCCGGAAAGACCATCCTCGTGATGGGGGTGGCGAACAAGCGGAGCGTCGCGTGGGCGATCGCGCGCACGCTGGAAGAAGAGGGTGCGAAGGTGACCTTCAGCGTTCGCTCGGAGAAGCGCCTCGAGTCCCTCCGCGGTCTGCTGGGCGATCGCACCGCCTATCTGTGCGACGTCGAGCGTACCCACGAGATCGATACGCTGGCCGCGGCGGTGGGCCGTGATCACGGCACGATCCACGGCATCGTCCATTCCATCGCCTTCGCCAACTACGCGAAGGGACTGCGACCGTTTCACGAGACGGATCGGGCGGATTTCCTGCAGGCGACCTCCATCTCGTGTTTCTCGCTCGTGGAGATCGCGCGGGCCTTCAAGCCCGTGCTCGCACGCGACGCCTCGGTCGTGACGATCGGCATCTCCTCGCTCTTGGTGACGCCCGAGAACTACGGCTACATGGGACCGATCAAGGCGGCGCTCGATTCGGCGAATCGTTTCCTCGCCAAGTCTTTCAGCGCCGACACGGCCGTGCGTTTCAACATCGTCGGCGCGGGCCCGCTCAAGACGAGCGCGTCCGCGGGGATTCCCGGCTTCATGAAGAGTTACCTCTTCGCGGAGAAGATGACGCTGCGCAAACGCGCTTTGGAGACGCAGGAGGTCGCGAACACCGCGGTGTTTCTGCTCAGTCCCCGCTCCAGCGGCTTCAACGGATCGACGCTCGTCGTCGATGCCGGACTCGGGCTCAACTACTTCGATCAGGACCTCATCCGTCTCGCGATGCGGCCCGAAGAAGCGGCACCGGGACCGGGTGCGAACACCTGA
- a CDS encoding glycosyltransferase family 1 protein, with protein sequence MPATFAVKITLVTETFPPEVNGVAMTLDRIVRGLARAGDEVTVVRPRQAADRRGGSGGGEKPFAEWLLPGVALPKYEGLMMGLPFVGRLTTTWKHARPDVVHIATEGPLGWAALGAASKLGIPISSSFHTNFHQYGDHYGFGAIKEVAVGYLRSFHNQTAVTMVPTRQMRARLSEDGFANLAVVSRGVDVALFSPARRSAELRETWGAKPDDPVFIYVGRIAKEKNIGLAVESFLEVRAETPGARLVLVGDGPERAALQKRYPEFHFAGMQRGEALASHYASGDVFLFPSVTETFGNVVTEALGSGLVVVTYDYAAGREYIEHGRNGVLAAFDDPAAYRRAVSTISRQRGSWPAMRAAARETALGVTWDAIIARFRRTLADVAATAGRDVSFVV encoded by the coding sequence GTGCCGGCGACCTTCGCCGTGAAGATAACCCTCGTCACCGAAACCTTCCCGCCAGAAGTCAACGGGGTCGCGATGACGCTCGACCGCATCGTCCGCGGTCTCGCGCGCGCCGGCGACGAGGTGACGGTGGTGCGACCGCGCCAAGCCGCCGACCGAAGAGGCGGATCGGGAGGCGGGGAGAAGCCGTTCGCGGAGTGGCTGCTGCCGGGCGTGGCGTTGCCGAAGTACGAGGGCCTGATGATGGGGCTGCCGTTCGTCGGGCGGCTCACGACAACGTGGAAGCACGCACGTCCGGACGTCGTCCACATCGCGACCGAGGGGCCGCTCGGTTGGGCGGCGCTCGGAGCCGCTTCGAAGCTCGGCATCCCCATCAGCTCGAGCTTCCACACCAACTTCCATCAGTACGGCGATCACTACGGCTTCGGCGCGATCAAGGAAGTGGCGGTCGGCTATCTGCGTTCCTTCCACAACCAGACCGCCGTCACGATGGTGCCGACGCGTCAGATGCGGGCTCGGTTGAGCGAGGACGGTTTCGCCAACCTCGCGGTCGTCTCGCGTGGGGTGGACGTCGCGCTCTTCTCGCCCGCGCGACGCTCCGCCGAGCTGCGCGAGACGTGGGGCGCGAAGCCGGACGATCCGGTGTTCATCTACGTGGGTCGAATCGCGAAGGAAAAGAACATCGGCCTCGCGGTGGAGAGCTTTCTCGAAGTGCGCGCGGAAACGCCCGGGGCTCGGCTCGTACTCGTGGGCGACGGGCCGGAGCGCGCCGCCTTGCAGAAGCGGTATCCGGAATTCCACTTCGCGGGCATGCAACGGGGCGAGGCATTGGCCTCCCACTACGCCTCGGGCGACGTGTTTCTGTTTCCGAGCGTCACGGAGACCTTCGGCAACGTCGTGACCGAGGCCCTCGGGAGCGGTCTCGTGGTGGTGACCTACGACTACGCGGCCGGACGCGAATACATCGAGCACGGGCGCAACGGCGTGCTCGCGGCCTTCGACGATCCCGCGGCCTATCGCCGTGCCGTATCCACGATCTCGAGACAACGCGGTTCGTGGCCGGCGATGCGCGCCGCGGCCCGCGAGACGGCGCTCGGTGTCACGTGGGACGCGATCATCGCGCGCTTTCGACGCACTCTCGCGGACGTCGCGGCGACCGCGGGACGAGACGTGTCCTTCGTGGTATGA
- a CDS encoding serine hydroxymethyltransferase has protein sequence MPIAEPITHPTLNAGSLAQVDPEIHAAIRKELSRQQTHVELIASENFTLPAVMEAQGSVLTNKYAEGYPAKRWYGGCEYVDVVEQLAIDRAKQLFGAEHANVQPHSGSQANFAVYTAALQPGDKVLGMNLSHGGHLTHGNPANFSGKLYQFVQYGVREDTGLIDYDELAAVAQREQPKMITVGASAYSRVIDFARMGEIARSVGALLFADIAHIAGLVAAGVHPSPVPHADFVTTTTHKTLRGPRGGLILCRAQHAKAIDSALFPGGQGGPLMHVIAAKAVCFLEAMKPEFKAYQEKIVANSRALAAAMIARGYKIVSGGTDNHLMLVDLRHNLPDLTAKKAQEALDRANITTNKNTVPFETRSPFQASGVRLGTPAVTSRGMGEEEMEIIASAIDTVLRAPEDESAREKAKSSVLELTARFPLPYV, from the coding sequence ATGCCCATCGCCGAACCCATCACCCACCCGACGCTCAACGCCGGCTCGCTCGCCCAAGTCGATCCCGAGATCCACGCGGCCATCCGCAAGGAACTCTCGCGGCAACAGACGCACGTCGAGCTCATCGCCTCGGAGAACTTCACGCTCCCGGCCGTTATGGAAGCGCAGGGCAGCGTCCTCACCAACAAGTACGCCGAAGGCTATCCCGCCAAACGGTGGTACGGAGGTTGTGAATACGTCGACGTGGTCGAACAACTCGCGATCGACCGCGCGAAGCAGCTCTTCGGCGCCGAGCACGCCAACGTCCAACCTCACTCCGGTTCGCAAGCGAACTTCGCCGTCTACACCGCCGCCCTCCAACCCGGCGACAAGGTTCTCGGCATGAACCTCTCCCACGGCGGCCACCTCACCCACGGCAACCCCGCCAACTTTTCCGGCAAGCTGTATCAGTTCGTCCAATACGGCGTCCGCGAGGACACCGGCCTGATCGACTACGACGAGCTCGCAGCCGTCGCGCAGCGCGAGCAGCCGAAGATGATCACCGTCGGTGCCAGCGCCTACTCGCGCGTCATCGACTTCGCCCGCATGGGCGAGATCGCCCGCAGCGTCGGTGCCCTCCTCTTCGCCGACATCGCTCACATCGCCGGCCTAGTCGCCGCGGGCGTGCATCCCTCGCCCGTGCCGCACGCGGACTTCGTCACCACCACCACGCACAAGACGCTCCGCGGACCGCGCGGTGGCTTGATCCTCTGCCGAGCACAACACGCCAAGGCGATCGACTCCGCCCTCTTCCCCGGTGGCCAAGGCGGACCACTCATGCACGTGATCGCAGCCAAGGCCGTCTGCTTCCTCGAAGCCATGAAGCCCGAGTTCAAAGCCTATCAGGAGAAGATCGTCGCGAACTCCCGCGCGCTCGCCGCGGCCATGATCGCCCGCGGCTACAAGATCGTCTCCGGCGGCACCGACAACCACCTCATGCTCGTCGACCTCCGCCACAACCTGCCCGACCTCACGGCCAAAAAGGCGCAAGAGGCACTCGACCGCGCCAACATCACGACGAACAAGAACACCGTCCCCTTCGAAACCCGCAGCCCGTTCCAAGCTTCGGGTGTGCGCCTCGGCACGCCCGCCGTCACCAGTCGCGGCATGGGCGAGGAAGAGATGGAGATCATCGCCTCCGCGATCGACACCGTCCTGCGCGCTCCCGAGGACGAAAGTGCCCGCGAGAAGGCGAAATCCTCCGTGCTCGAACTCACCGCCCGCTTCCCGCTTCCCTACGTCTGA
- the purD gene encoding phosphoribosylamine--glycine ligase has protein sequence MSSATSLKVLVVGSGGREHTLVAACLASPLVGEVIAAPGNGGIAAVCPCFPVSVDDVIGMTELARREGVNFVVVGPEVPLSLGLVDSLLEAGIPAFGPKADGARLEASKIFTKRLLLENKIPTALAAEFDRLDAALDYLGTAALPIVIKADGLAAGKGVVVATSAEEAEAAVRSMLENKLFGESGDRVLIEECLVGEETSIHLVVSGRDFVVLPTSQDHKRAGENDTGPNTGGMGAYSPAEVVDDALMRRIVSEIARPSVDAIAAAGIDFRGVLYIGIMITRDGPKVLEFNTRFGDPETQVLVPRLATDPVALMHAAALGTLSSVPLEVKPDYACCVVLAAAGYPGAYARGEVVELPPSVGPDEFLFHAGTRLDDSGRVVTAGGRVFGATALGSTLAEATRKAYGVCDRVKFASKFLRRDIGARQLRRDGQPS, from the coding sequence ATGTCCAGCGCCACCAGCCTGAAAGTCCTCGTCGTCGGAAGCGGAGGTCGCGAGCACACGCTCGTCGCCGCCTGTCTCGCGTCCCCACTCGTCGGAGAGGTGATCGCCGCTCCCGGCAACGGTGGCATCGCGGCCGTCTGCCCCTGTTTCCCCGTGTCCGTCGACGATGTGATCGGCATGACCGAACTCGCTCGCCGAGAAGGCGTGAACTTCGTCGTCGTCGGCCCCGAGGTCCCCCTCTCGCTCGGCCTCGTCGATTCCTTGCTCGAAGCCGGCATCCCGGCGTTCGGCCCCAAGGCAGACGGCGCTCGCCTCGAAGCGAGCAAGATCTTCACCAAACGCCTCCTCCTCGAGAACAAGATCCCGACGGCGCTCGCCGCCGAGTTCGACCGGCTCGACGCCGCCCTCGACTACCTCGGCACCGCTGCGCTTCCCATCGTGATCAAGGCAGACGGTCTCGCCGCCGGCAAAGGCGTCGTCGTCGCCACGAGCGCCGAGGAAGCCGAAGCCGCCGTCCGCTCGATGCTCGAAAACAAACTCTTCGGCGAGAGCGGCGATCGCGTCCTGATCGAGGAGTGCCTCGTCGGCGAGGAAACCTCCATCCACCTCGTGGTGTCCGGTCGCGATTTCGTCGTCCTACCCACGAGCCAAGACCACAAACGAGCCGGAGAAAACGACACCGGCCCGAACACCGGGGGCATGGGTGCCTACTCGCCCGCCGAAGTCGTCGACGACGCGCTCATGCGACGGATCGTGTCGGAGATCGCCCGCCCGAGCGTCGACGCCATCGCCGCCGCCGGCATCGACTTCCGTGGCGTGCTCTACATCGGCATCATGATCACCCGCGACGGACCGAAGGTGCTCGAGTTCAACACCCGTTTCGGCGATCCGGAGACGCAGGTGCTCGTGCCGAGACTCGCCACGGACCCCGTCGCCCTCATGCACGCCGCCGCGCTCGGCACGCTCTCCTCCGTGCCCCTCGAGGTGAAGCCCGACTACGCGTGTTGCGTGGTGCTCGCGGCCGCCGGTTACCCTGGTGCATATGCGCGGGGTGAGGTCGTGGAACTGCCGCCGTCGGTCGGGCCCGACGAGTTCTTGTTTCACGCCGGCACCCGCCTCGACGACTCCGGTCGCGTCGTCACCGCGGGCGGCCGCGTGTTCGGAGCCACCGCGCTCGGCTCCACGCTCGCCGAAGCCACACGCAAAGCCTACGGCGTTTGCGATCGAGTGAAATTCGCGTCCAAATTCCTGCGTCGCGACATCGGCGCCCGCCAATTGCGTCGCGACGGCCAACCTTCGTGA
- a CDS encoding YegS/Rv2252/BmrU family lipid kinase — translation MSERAPSTVSASGLRTTFIVNPIAGPVSTRAARRQRIDDFVRRHRIDARIELSRYGGHAYELAAAAVVEGAQLIVSVGGDGTLNEVASALVDTGVIYGMIPTGSGNGLGRDLGLALGFDRALETLLDGCVREIDTGVANSLSFFNVMGLGLDAEIGRRFNLSRRRGFLTYLRLGASAVIGYRPQRLAIESDSGTRLELDAILVTVANSTQYGNNARIAPLAKLDDGRLDLVVLDTRSLWAAPRLVLRLFTGSMHRSGHVHTLSGTRFVIRRAAPGPIHTDGEVHDCGETIEVSVRPRSLRVAVPRDQSGRA, via the coding sequence ATGAGCGAGCGTGCGCCGAGCACCGTGTCGGCTTCGGGGTTGCGGACGACTTTCATCGTCAACCCGATCGCGGGTCCGGTCTCGACGCGGGCCGCGCGCCGACAGCGCATCGACGATTTCGTGCGGCGCCACCGGATCGATGCGCGCATCGAGCTTTCCCGCTACGGTGGTCACGCGTACGAATTGGCCGCTGCTGCGGTCGTCGAAGGCGCGCAACTGATCGTCTCGGTCGGAGGCGACGGCACGCTGAACGAGGTGGCGAGCGCTTTGGTCGACACCGGCGTGATCTACGGCATGATCCCGACCGGTTCGGGCAACGGGCTGGGGCGCGACCTCGGTCTCGCGCTCGGATTCGACCGAGCGCTGGAGACGTTGCTCGACGGTTGCGTGCGCGAGATCGACACGGGCGTCGCCAACAGCCTGTCGTTCTTCAACGTCATGGGTCTCGGCCTCGATGCCGAGATCGGGCGTCGGTTCAACCTCAGCCGCCGACGGGGTTTTCTGACTTACCTGCGGTTGGGGGCATCCGCCGTTATCGGCTACCGCCCGCAACGTCTCGCGATCGAAAGCGATTCGGGTACACGCCTCGAACTCGATGCGATCCTCGTGACGGTGGCCAACTCGACCCAATACGGCAACAACGCCAGAATCGCACCGTTGGCGAAACTCGACGACGGTCGGCTCGATCTCGTGGTGCTCGACACGCGAAGCCTGTGGGCGGCCCCGCGGCTCGTCCTGCGTTTGTTCACCGGTTCGATGCATCGCTCGGGGCACGTGCACACGCTCTCGGGGACACGGTTCGTGATCCGCCGCGCGGCTCCCGGACCGATTCACACCGACGGCGAAGTCCACGATTGCGGGGAGACGATCGAGGTCTCCGTGCGACCGCGCTCGTTGCGTGTCGCCGTTCCGCGGGATCAATCCGGCCGGGCGTGA
- a CDS encoding alpha/beta fold hydrolase — protein sequence MVTARLPNAEVDALPAAVRREYPFTPYVFAATTGARMSYLDEGPRDAPVVLMVHGNPSWSFLYRSLVLGLRDRFRCIVPDHLGCGLSAKPQAFDYHLGVHIGHLGQLLDTLRVHRAHLVVHDWGGPIGLGAARRRPDFVDRIVVLNTGAFPSRHIPKRIAVCRLPWIGALLVRGLNGFSGAAVRMAVERPLSDGARRAYLWPHRSWADRVAVREFVRDIPLGPGHRTQPEIEAIAASLEGLRKRPGLIVWGGRDWCFDDVFLDEWKRRLPEARVVRLPDAGHWLLEDDPQTVLREVSGFLG from the coding sequence ATGGTGACCGCACGACTCCCCAACGCCGAAGTGGACGCTCTGCCGGCGGCGGTGCGCCGAGAGTATCCGTTCACCCCCTACGTGTTCGCGGCGACGACGGGCGCGCGCATGAGCTATCTCGATGAGGGGCCACGCGACGCTCCGGTCGTGCTCATGGTCCACGGCAATCCCTCGTGGTCGTTCCTGTATCGCTCGCTCGTACTCGGCCTTCGCGATCGTTTCCGCTGCATCGTGCCGGACCACTTGGGTTGCGGGCTTTCGGCGAAGCCGCAGGCGTTCGACTACCATCTGGGGGTGCACATCGGGCATCTCGGCCAGTTGCTCGACACGCTCCGGGTGCACCGTGCGCATCTCGTCGTCCACGATTGGGGCGGGCCGATCGGATTGGGGGCGGCGCGGCGTCGGCCCGATTTCGTCGATCGTATCGTGGTTCTGAATACGGGGGCGTTTCCCTCCCGGCACATTCCGAAACGGATCGCGGTGTGCCGCCTTCCGTGGATCGGGGCTCTGCTCGTGCGCGGTCTCAACGGTTTCAGCGGCGCGGCCGTGCGCATGGCGGTGGAGCGGCCGCTCTCCGACGGCGCGCGTCGAGCCTATCTCTGGCCGCATCGTTCGTGGGCGGATCGAGTGGCGGTGCGAGAGTTCGTACGCGACATCCCGCTCGGTCCGGGGCACCGGACACAGCCGGAGATCGAAGCGATCGCAGCGAGTTTGGAAGGGCTGCGAAAGCGGCCGGGATTGATCGTGTGGGGCGGGCGCGACTGGTGCTTCGACGACGTGTTTCTGGACGAATGGAAACGACGTCTGCCCGAAGCGCGCGTCGTGCGGCTTCCGGATGCCGGTCACTGGCTGCTCGAGGACGATCCGCAAACGGTCCTGCGCGAGGTCAGCGGCTTTCTGGGCTGA
- a CDS encoding ROK family protein: MEVLGIDIGGSGIKAAVVDTVAGRLVGERHRRETPSPATPAALVRTMSELVGACAWNGPVGVGFPGVVRHDVVYTAANLDASWVGLDLAALVREATGCPVSAINDADAAGLAEATFGAARDRPGTVLLLTLGTGIGSALFLDGRLVPNTELGHLEFRGDIAEAYAAASVRKAKDLRWTQWSKRLNRLLLHIDLLLSPDLIVLGGGVSAKFEKMAPHLDPSLRVVPAVMLNEAGIVGAALAAARKDLPANQGATTGKASRKSPRRRAKA; this comes from the coding sequence ATGGAAGTTCTCGGGATCGACATCGGCGGTTCGGGCATCAAGGCGGCGGTTGTCGACACCGTCGCGGGACGACTCGTGGGTGAACGTCACCGGCGCGAAACCCCGTCTCCCGCCACGCCCGCTGCCCTCGTCCGCACGATGAGCGAACTCGTGGGCGCGTGCGCGTGGAACGGCCCCGTGGGCGTCGGCTTCCCCGGTGTCGTCCGCCACGACGTCGTCTACACCGCCGCCAATCTCGACGCTTCCTGGGTGGGACTCGATCTCGCCGCACTCGTCCGCGAAGCGACCGGTTGTCCAGTTTCGGCGATCAACGACGCCGATGCCGCCGGTCTCGCCGAAGCGACGTTCGGCGCCGCTCGCGATCGTCCTGGGACGGTGCTCCTCCTCACGCTCGGGACCGGCATCGGTTCCGCGCTCTTCCTCGACGGTCGCCTCGTGCCCAACACCGAACTCGGCCACCTCGAGTTTCGGGGCGACATCGCCGAAGCCTACGCCGCCGCCTCGGTGCGCAAGGCGAAAGACCTCCGCTGGACCCAATGGAGCAAGCGGCTCAATCGCCTCCTTCTGCACATCGATCTGCTCCTCTCGCCCGACTTGATCGTGCTCGGCGGAGGCGTGAGCGCGAAATTCGAGAAGATGGCTCCACACCTCGATCCGTCCCTGCGCGTCGTGCCCGCCGTGATGTTGAACGAGGCCGGCATCGTCGGTGCTGCGCTCGCGGCGGCCCGAAAGGACCTCCCCGCGAACCAAGGAGCGACTACCGGCAAGGCTTCGAGGAAGTCCCCGCGACGGCGCGCGAAGGCCTAA